In one window of Bacteroidales bacterium DNA:
- a CDS encoding tetratricopeptide repeat protein produces the protein MRTIPFTVKKESSPDLNCSSFCKVKYLLTFLLVGLLVLPKLNAQESREIDSLQEVLSKKLDPEKRIASLYALGKAYFNASDYRKALETDRKLIEVISKSGTLADSAKAFRHIGLVMLEMSWYDESLNYFMKAQALYGALGDSAKQATSLMNVGIVHDCLGNTPMSLTYYNKALDYFTQIRDESGIANCKLNIGILLTKQKQFEKASEHFIEASEIYKKTNNMAYVGASYINLALALKNQKKFDLALDYLNKSFEIFTNLNDKLHIGYYHVNIGELLLQLNRLDEAKPHLDKARELAEDMEVMELKVRSYEFLSDYYVKRKDFKGAYEMLLKSKTVNDSTLNAEMVKKVSQIQYHYEIAKREAENVQLVKQNLQKELKLTQRTTMVYILIALLLLIAVVVVILLLWNRSKHKANLQLEAKNRLINAQKEELIKLNASKDKFLSLLAHDIKNPLSAILGISDILRTDYAELKEEERMGFINDIHSSSSNLFEIVTTLLNWAISQNGMISHQPKEFDINTLCHNSVNRLQPIAKLKDISLYHESSLEHSAFADDNMIMSVVQNLLTNAIKYSYRGGKITVKTAESEGMVEVAVIDEGTGISEENQSKLFRYDMLYRSKGTTGESGTGIGLILCKEFIERNNGKIWVESEINKGSAFKFTLPASSN, from the coding sequence ATGAGAACTATACCATTTACAGTTAAAAAAGAAAGCAGTCCAGATCTCAACTGCTCATCTTTCTGCAAAGTAAAGTATCTCCTCACTTTTCTTTTGGTAGGTTTGTTAGTCTTACCAAAACTTAATGCTCAGGAATCCCGTGAGATTGATAGCCTGCAGGAAGTCCTTTCAAAGAAACTTGATCCGGAGAAAAGAATTGCAAGCCTCTATGCCCTTGGGAAAGCCTATTTTAATGCTTCTGACTACCGGAAAGCCCTGGAAACCGATCGCAAACTAATTGAAGTAATTAGTAAATCCGGGACACTTGCAGATTCAGCAAAGGCATTCCGTCATATTGGACTGGTGATGCTGGAAATGTCATGGTACGATGAATCCCTGAATTACTTTATGAAGGCACAAGCCCTGTATGGTGCTTTAGGTGATTCAGCCAAGCAGGCAACCAGCCTGATGAATGTCGGTATTGTTCACGACTGTCTTGGCAATACTCCCATGTCGCTGACCTATTACAACAAAGCCCTGGACTATTTTACCCAGATCAGGGACGAATCAGGAATTGCAAACTGCAAGTTGAATATAGGCATATTACTAACCAAACAGAAACAGTTTGAAAAGGCAAGTGAACACTTTATTGAAGCATCTGAGATATACAAGAAAACCAATAACATGGCCTATGTAGGAGCTTCTTATATCAACCTGGCTTTAGCACTAAAAAACCAAAAGAAGTTTGACCTGGCATTGGATTATCTGAATAAATCCTTTGAAATTTTCACCAATCTTAACGACAAGCTACATATTGGTTATTACCATGTGAATATAGGAGAGCTATTACTGCAACTTAACAGGCTTGATGAGGCAAAGCCCCATCTTGATAAAGCCAGGGAACTTGCTGAGGATATGGAAGTAATGGAGTTGAAAGTCCGGTCATATGAATTCCTTTCTGATTATTATGTGAAAAGAAAAGATTTTAAGGGAGCATATGAAATGCTATTGAAATCAAAAACTGTCAATGACAGCACGCTCAATGCCGAAATGGTTAAAAAGGTTTCCCAGATTCAATATCATTATGAAATCGCGAAGAGGGAAGCTGAGAATGTTCAACTGGTAAAGCAAAATCTTCAAAAGGAGCTTAAGCTGACGCAGAGGACTACAATGGTATACATCCTGATTGCACTGCTCCTGCTTATCGCTGTTGTCGTAGTAATATTGCTGCTCTGGAACAGGTCAAAGCATAAAGCCAATCTTCAGCTTGAGGCAAAAAACCGGCTGATTAATGCTCAAAAGGAAGAATTAATCAAGCTAAATGCTTCAAAGGACAAATTCCTTTCATTGCTGGCACATGATATAAAAAATCCCTTAAGTGCAATCCTGGGCATTAGTGACATACTTCGTACTGATTATGCGGAATTGAAAGAAGAAGAGAGGATGGGATTTATCAATGACATCCATTCATCGTCTTCCAACCTCTTTGAAATTGTCACAACCCTACTTAACTGGGCTATTTCTCAGAATGGGATGATTTCACATCAACCTAAAGAATTTGACATCAATACCCTTTGTCACAACTCGGTGAACAGGCTTCAACCAATTGCCAAGCTCAAGGATATTAGCCTATATCATGAATCCAGCCTTGAACATAGTGCTTTTGCTGATGATAATATGATTATGTCTGTAGTGCAGAATTTGCTGACCAATGCGATAAAATATTCCTACCGTGGCGGAAAAATTACGGTAAAGACTGCTGAATCAGAAGGTATGGTTGAAGTTGCAGTGATTGATGAAGGAACAGGCATATCTGAAGAAAATCAATCAAAACTATTCAGGTATGATATGCTTTATCGTAGTAAGGGAACTACGGGTGAATCAGGCACCGGCATTGGGCTTATCCTGTGTAAGGAGTTTATTGAACGAAATAATGGTAAAATCTGGGTGGAAAGTGAAATTAATAAAGGAAGTGCATTCAAATTCACGCTGCCAGCCTCCAGCAACTAA
- a CDS encoding MmcQ/YjbR family DNA-binding protein, with product MNIEILRDYCLSKKGVTESFPFDEFTLVFKVGGKMFLLTDLKDDLAMNVKCDPDLVLELREQYPCVLPGYHMNKKYWNTVNIDGSIEDAKLIEWIDLSYQLVIASLSGSQRSLLNADE from the coding sequence ATGAATATCGAAATCCTCCGTGATTATTGTCTGTCAAAAAAAGGTGTCACAGAAAGCTTCCCTTTTGATGAGTTTACTCTTGTTTTCAAAGTAGGAGGGAAAATGTTCCTTCTTACTGATTTAAAGGATGATCTGGCTATGAACGTAAAATGCGACCCTGATCTGGTTTTGGAACTAAGGGAACAATATCCCTGCGTTCTCCCTGGTTACCATATGAATAAGAAGTATTGGAATACAGTGAATATTGACGGAAGTATTGAGGATGCAAAACTAATTGAATGGATCGATCTATCCTATCAACTTGTAATTGCTTCCCTTTCCGGAAGTCAAAGGTCTTTACTCAATGCGGATGAATAA
- the trxA gene encoding thioredoxin: MKARYLFITTVCLFTLFIFSCSSPKGEQSNKNIITLTQDNFDSEIQSGVMLVDFWASWCMPCKAMAPVIDEIAGQTKGKIKVGKVDVDAQGELANRYRVQGIPNFLIFKDGQVVENMVGIQSKEALIQALERHIKLQ; encoded by the coding sequence ATGAAAGCCAGATACCTCTTTATCACCACTGTATGCCTTTTTACTTTGTTCATATTTTCTTGTTCATCCCCAAAAGGAGAACAGTCGAATAAGAATATTATCACTCTAACCCAGGATAATTTTGATTCTGAAATTCAGTCAGGCGTTATGCTGGTTGATTTCTGGGCTTCCTGGTGTATGCCTTGTAAAGCAATGGCTCCTGTGATTGATGAAATAGCAGGACAAACGAAAGGGAAAATAAAGGTAGGAAAAGTAGATGTTGATGCCCAGGGTGAACTCGCCAACCGTTACCGCGTGCAGGGAATCCCAAATTTCCTCATTTTCAAGGATGGTCAGGTTGTAGAAAATATGGTTGGAATACAATCAAAGGAAGCATTGATTCAGGCACTTGAACGTCACATCAAGTTACAGTAA
- a CDS encoding Smr/MutS family protein, whose translation MLNTSLLEVKLGFDQVRSQLASHCLGAPGRELISAIGFMQDYDLILQELSVADEFRTMMITMPGFPAEEYADLRPELISIRIPGSYLDVESMLLLKYSYFFFAESILFIRKLDVSQFPHLISIIDGFYPDERIISEINRIIDEKGEIKDNASSELSKIRKDISSQLKQVDKKIAVMLNQAKTQKWVGSDVEIAVRNGRLVIPVPATNKRKINGVIHDESASGQTVYLEPTEVFELNNGIRELELAEKREIIRILTQFADFLRPRLEELIHSYELLGKIDFIRAKTLFALEIGASKPLLSNRPSFSWREARHPLLYLSHQRQNKTVVPLDIHLEEENRILIISGPNAGGKSVCLKTVGLLQYMLQCGLLVPMRETSETGVFSSVFIDIGDQQSIEDDLSTYSSHLVNIKKLLEQANPTTLFLIDEFGSGTEPQSGGAIAEAVLEALNEKKAFGVVTTHYANLKLLAGKGNGFINGAMLFDTRLMRPLFQLKIGKPGSSFAFEIAGNIKFPESVLKHAGEKLGHAQLDFDKQIQELESERSEILLKEKQLHQADEMLNGILSKYKQLIEELETGKKDILEKARSEARNMLEKSNKIIEKTVREIRQSQADKDKTRELRDELKEFSAQIENVTSPKIEIPQALAPESLVTKKIHPDQFRIGDQVTMEGQHEAGELVEITMHDALVAFRTVKLRVKLEKLELVTQQRKPVQAKKSLAYNNMVNDLNARIANFRLKIDVRGYRAEEALNMIQKYIDESIMLHVPEVSILHGKGNGILRQTIRQYLQGVPEVKGFADETLEMGGSGITLVRFRY comes from the coding sequence GTGTTAAACACATCCCTTCTGGAAGTAAAATTAGGCTTTGACCAGGTCAGAAGTCAACTTGCATCTCATTGCCTGGGTGCACCCGGAAGAGAACTTATTTCAGCGATTGGATTTATGCAAGATTATGATTTGATTTTGCAGGAACTCAGTGTAGCTGATGAGTTCAGGACCATGATGATCACAATGCCCGGATTTCCTGCAGAAGAATATGCTGATTTACGTCCCGAACTCATTTCAATCCGAATTCCGGGATCCTACCTGGATGTGGAATCCATGCTTCTTTTAAAATATTCCTATTTCTTTTTTGCAGAAAGTATTCTGTTTATCCGAAAGCTGGATGTTTCTCAGTTCCCTCACCTGATTTCCATTATTGATGGGTTTTATCCCGATGAACGGATTATTTCAGAAATAAACCGAATTATTGATGAGAAAGGAGAGATTAAGGATAATGCCTCTTCAGAGCTTAGTAAAATCAGGAAAGATATATCCTCTCAGTTAAAACAGGTTGATAAAAAAATTGCCGTGATGCTGAACCAGGCAAAAACACAGAAGTGGGTGGGTTCAGATGTGGAAATTGCTGTGAGGAATGGCAGGCTTGTAATTCCGGTTCCTGCAACGAATAAAAGAAAAATCAACGGAGTAATCCATGATGAATCAGCCAGTGGACAAACAGTATACCTTGAACCCACAGAAGTGTTTGAGCTAAACAATGGAATCAGGGAACTTGAACTGGCTGAAAAAAGAGAAATCATCAGGATACTGACGCAATTCGCTGACTTCCTGAGACCCCGGTTGGAAGAGCTGATACATAGTTATGAATTGCTTGGGAAAATAGATTTCATCAGGGCAAAAACACTTTTTGCTCTGGAGATCGGCGCCAGCAAGCCTTTACTTTCAAACCGGCCTTCATTTTCATGGCGTGAAGCCAGGCATCCCTTGCTATACCTTTCCCACCAACGTCAGAATAAGACAGTTGTACCTCTTGATATTCACCTTGAAGAAGAGAATCGAATCCTGATCATTTCAGGTCCCAATGCCGGCGGGAAATCTGTTTGCCTGAAAACCGTCGGATTGCTTCAATACATGCTTCAATGCGGATTATTGGTACCCATGCGTGAAACGTCTGAAACAGGGGTTTTCTCTTCTGTCTTTATTGATATAGGGGACCAACAATCGATCGAAGATGATTTAAGTACCTACAGCAGCCATTTAGTGAATATAAAAAAGTTGTTGGAACAAGCCAATCCGACCACTCTCTTCCTGATCGATGAATTTGGATCCGGTACTGAACCTCAGTCAGGAGGCGCCATTGCTGAAGCTGTATTGGAAGCACTCAATGAAAAAAAGGCTTTTGGAGTGGTTACTACACATTATGCCAACCTCAAGTTGTTAGCAGGTAAAGGAAATGGATTTATCAATGGTGCCATGCTTTTTGATACAAGGCTTATGAGGCCTCTGTTTCAATTGAAAATTGGAAAACCAGGCAGTTCTTTTGCCTTCGAAATAGCTGGAAATATTAAATTCCCGGAATCCGTGCTGAAACATGCAGGTGAAAAACTTGGGCATGCTCAGCTTGATTTTGATAAGCAAATCCAGGAACTGGAATCTGAGCGGTCAGAAATTCTTTTAAAAGAAAAACAACTGCACCAGGCTGATGAGATGTTAAATGGGATCCTCAGTAAATACAAACAACTCATAGAGGAACTTGAGACCGGGAAAAAAGATATCCTGGAAAAAGCCCGGTCTGAAGCCCGGAATATGCTTGAAAAATCAAATAAAATCATTGAAAAGACCGTCAGAGAGATCCGTCAATCACAGGCTGATAAAGACAAAACCCGGGAGTTAAGGGATGAATTGAAGGAGTTTTCTGCACAAATAGAAAATGTTACGAGTCCAAAAATAGAAATCCCTCAAGCTCTGGCGCCAGAATCTCTGGTCACAAAAAAAATTCATCCTGATCAATTCAGGATTGGGGATCAGGTTACTATGGAAGGCCAGCACGAAGCAGGCGAATTGGTGGAAATCACCATGCATGATGCTTTGGTTGCCTTTCGGACAGTGAAACTACGGGTAAAGCTGGAGAAGCTCGAACTTGTAACCCAGCAACGAAAACCTGTGCAGGCAAAGAAAAGCCTTGCCTACAATAATATGGTGAATGACCTGAATGCCCGCATTGCTAACTTCAGGTTAAAAATCGATGTTAGGGGTTATCGGGCAGAAGAAGCCCTGAATATGATTCAAAAATATATTGACGAATCAATCATGCTTCATGTACCAGAGGTAAGCATCCTCCATGGTAAAGGCAATGGTATACTCCGTCAGACCATCAGGCAATACTTGCAGGGAGTTCCCGAAGTAAAGGGATTCGCTGATGAGACCCTGGAAATGGGTGGCTCGGGAATTACACTTGTTCGGTTTAGGTACTGA
- a CDS encoding CHAT domain-containing protein → MIWRKGDQCKKRNAYDSAIVFYTKATEFYFKSNTWDKWVQGVNGIVDCYRFKPDIKEATRALDKWDSIARNKISVRSIEYSSLIQKRAILLSEDGEYEKSSSGFQQALNLRLSLGIKKDTAVALIYNGMGTNSYYLGNYDEAFTYYTKAVKSYDSLGMNKTVDYAMFIQNVGIIHALRGEFDEAMELFQHSLLLNTSILDKNDPKLALVYLNIGRLFNLIGKDEKALEVLTQSEEIFKLKDKKSYKLASIYLNIGAIYVNKANIEKALSYYNKALAIIQSSPTGNQSDLITALLNLGFIYEKKGDFTAASNYYLEGLKIGEKRHNSVKILRGLANINFLQVKNKEAEIFYERAINSSVQLNGPEHPETALTYFKYGEFCSITGNNAKAIKFLNQGLNIYLKAYGEKSRDVGYAYLFIANFHERNKQYRLSLDYFQKALISGFANFSDPDILKNPSPEKNNLNYIQLNMLSGKASALFSLYRSEPKRLDYLYSSAATYDLSLELMEMLRSSYQEEDSKLLIAGSEKNTLLNAIKVQVELYNQTHDKKAIEKAFIYSEKGKSSVLLSYLRDMEAKDLGKIPDKLRKLDSRLKSDIAFYNKLLFDEGTKRNANQDKINLWNTTIFELSRQHDSLIKVVETQYPAYYNLKYDNSVISINNTRKRLNPNQALVEFALSDSVVYTFAVNHDSCNLFVRSLDSTFYNNLKTIREMLIGKSFNNYSPEDFQSFTKASNNLYKVLLEPAEAIIKGKDLIVVPDADLGYLSFDILLTKLPEPKTKGYRGLSYLIKQSPISYAPSATALFEGFRNPEANTNHKVLAFAPTYENIKGVKVEELLRGKTYRDYLLPIPGAQVEVQNLKKIFKSKVFEGDEATEGSFKKNARNYSILHLAMHTIINNNNPLYSKLVFFHNADSTEDGLLNTSELFGIQLNADLAVLSACNTGTGKLEQGEGIMSLSRGFFYAGVPSIIMTSWAVEDQSGAELMSSFYKYLAEGKPKNEALRLAKLDYLETSDQLKSHPHFWAAYMNIGDISPIKDLKAPTSIFIYILYSVIGLILIGAAGFIYKRRRSG, encoded by the coding sequence ATGATTTGGAGAAAGGGGGATCAATGCAAAAAGCGAAATGCCTATGATAGTGCAATCGTTTTTTATACAAAAGCAACAGAATTTTATTTCAAATCCAATACCTGGGATAAATGGGTCCAGGGTGTTAATGGTATTGTTGATTGTTACCGTTTCAAACCAGATATCAAGGAAGCCACGCGTGCTCTCGATAAATGGGATAGTATTGCCCGAAATAAAATCAGTGTCAGGAGTATTGAGTATTCAAGTTTGATCCAGAAACGTGCAATTCTGCTTTCTGAAGATGGTGAATATGAAAAATCAAGTTCCGGATTCCAGCAAGCTTTAAACCTACGACTCAGCCTGGGTATTAAAAAAGATACTGCTGTGGCCCTCATCTACAATGGAATGGGCACCAATAGTTATTACCTGGGGAATTATGATGAGGCTTTTACTTACTATACCAAAGCAGTAAAAAGCTATGATAGCCTTGGGATGAATAAAACAGTGGACTATGCAATGTTTATTCAAAATGTTGGTATTATCCATGCTTTGAGGGGAGAATTTGATGAAGCCATGGAACTTTTCCAGCACTCTCTCCTACTAAATACATCCATCCTGGATAAAAATGATCCTAAGCTAGCCCTGGTTTATTTAAATATTGGACGATTATTCAATTTGATTGGGAAAGATGAGAAGGCCCTTGAAGTGCTTACTCAATCAGAAGAAATCTTCAAATTGAAAGACAAGAAATCCTACAAACTTGCATCTATTTATCTGAATATTGGCGCTATATATGTTAATAAGGCGAATATTGAGAAAGCCCTCTCCTATTATAACAAAGCACTGGCAATTATTCAATCCAGCCCGACAGGTAATCAGTCGGACTTGATTACTGCATTGCTTAACCTTGGATTTATCTATGAAAAAAAGGGAGATTTCACTGCAGCCAGTAATTACTACCTGGAAGGACTTAAGATTGGTGAAAAACGTCACAATTCTGTTAAAATCCTCAGGGGGCTAGCAAATATCAATTTCCTGCAAGTAAAGAACAAGGAAGCCGAAATCTTTTATGAAAGAGCGATCAACAGCAGTGTTCAGTTAAACGGTCCTGAACATCCGGAAACAGCCCTCACCTATTTTAAATATGGTGAATTTTGCTCTATTACAGGAAACAATGCAAAAGCTATTAAATTCCTGAATCAAGGATTGAACATTTACCTGAAAGCTTATGGAGAAAAAAGCAGGGATGTTGGATATGCCTATCTTTTTATTGCCAATTTTCATGAAAGGAATAAACAATACCGTCTTTCGCTTGACTATTTCCAGAAAGCACTCATTTCCGGTTTCGCAAATTTCAGCGATCCTGACATTCTTAAAAATCCAAGTCCAGAAAAAAACAACCTGAATTATATCCAGCTGAACATGCTTTCAGGAAAAGCGTCAGCTCTCTTCTCACTGTACAGATCTGAACCTAAACGCCTGGATTATCTTTATTCAAGTGCTGCTACTTATGATCTTTCACTGGAACTTATGGAAATGCTCCGTTCCTCATACCAGGAGGAAGACAGTAAACTTCTGATAGCGGGAAGTGAAAAAAACACCTTATTAAATGCCATCAAGGTACAGGTTGAACTGTACAATCAAACACATGACAAAAAAGCGATTGAAAAAGCATTTATCTATTCAGAAAAGGGGAAATCTTCAGTCCTGCTGTCCTACCTGAGAGATATGGAAGCTAAAGATCTGGGGAAAATCCCTGATAAACTGAGGAAACTTGACAGTCGCCTTAAATCAGATATTGCTTTTTATAACAAGCTGCTCTTTGATGAAGGTACTAAACGAAATGCCAACCAGGATAAGATTAATCTCTGGAATACAACCATTTTTGAATTAAGCAGGCAACATGACAGTCTGATTAAAGTAGTAGAAACTCAATACCCTGCATATTATAATCTCAAATACGATAACTCTGTAATCAGTATCAACAATACCCGTAAGAGGTTAAATCCAAACCAGGCCCTGGTTGAGTTTGCATTGTCAGATTCAGTGGTCTATACCTTTGCTGTTAACCATGATAGTTGCAATTTATTTGTAAGAAGTCTGGATTCAACATTTTATAATAACCTGAAAACGATTAGGGAGATGCTGATCGGGAAATCCTTCAATAACTATTCACCTGAAGATTTTCAATCCTTTACAAAAGCATCCAATAATCTGTATAAAGTATTACTTGAACCCGCAGAAGCGATTATTAAAGGCAAGGACCTGATTGTTGTTCCTGATGCTGATCTTGGCTATCTTTCATTTGATATTTTACTCACCAAACTACCGGAACCAAAAACAAAAGGCTACAGAGGGCTTTCATATCTTATTAAACAGTCACCCATAAGCTATGCTCCATCTGCCACTGCTTTATTTGAAGGTTTCAGGAATCCCGAAGCCAATACAAATCATAAGGTGCTTGCTTTTGCCCCAACCTACGAAAATATCAAAGGAGTAAAGGTTGAAGAACTTTTAAGAGGAAAAACATATAGAGATTACCTGCTTCCTATTCCCGGAGCCCAGGTAGAAGTACAAAACCTGAAAAAGATATTCAAAAGTAAAGTATTTGAAGGGGATGAAGCTACTGAAGGTAGTTTCAAGAAAAATGCCCGAAACTATTCCATCCTTCACCTGGCGATGCACACGATCATCAATAACAATAACCCGCTTTATTCGAAGCTGGTATTCTTCCATAATGCCGATTCTACTGAAGATGGTTTATTGAACACCTCCGAATTATTCGGGATTCAGCTAAATGCAGACCTGGCAGTACTTAGTGCCTGTAATACCGGAACCGGCAAACTTGAACAAGGGGAAGGTATTATGAGTCTGTCGAGAGGCTTCTTTTATGCCGGAGTGCCCAGTATCATTATGACCTCATGGGCTGTTGAAGACCAGTCAGGCGCCGAATTGATGAGTTCATTCTATAAATACCTGGCAGAAGGTAAGCCCAAAAATGAAGCCCTGCGACTCGCCAAACTGGATTACCTGGAAACCTCTGATCAATTAAAATCTCATCCACATTTCTGGGCTGCTTATATGAATATCGGTGATATTTCCCCGATTAAAGATCTGAAAGCCCCTACTTCAATATTTATCTATATTCTTTATTCCGTTATTGGCCTTATCCTCATTGGAGCTGCAGGTTTTATTTATAAACGAAGACGATCAGGATAA
- a CDS encoding T9SS type A sorting domain-containing protein produces MKNLLSILLAIFIGQIVQAGTVSGTCLYHGDSTRPINQAVVTLKNLESNQISSFTTGPDGNYLFTNIQAGTYQIIGTKNSPGVGVNMVDATLVLFHILGFYPFDDIQTLAADVTGNGTISLADYNLIVRHIVRGTAFPIGEWVFLNEIIEVTDLKDSRPGGLTGSSSGDVGGVFVPGTRDLEAYPMAMSESLKVTANEPFTVSIRTNDALTLSGAGLFVNYPSEIVTIESIEFPVEGYEYEIDGNRISLVWNDLNGGTLQLEEGSSLITFHCRTNANFAEGMSAKFTLNGNSSLVSNTYTEIKDAKLQAPIIEYSMPALKLSNYPNPFTTSTTLAYYLPNSGDVNIAIFDYNGRQIREYKIGEVAQGYHSLTIEGSGLTPGSYFCKLSLSGSNTQTIRLLKTN; encoded by the coding sequence ATGAAAAATTTACTGTCCATACTGCTCGCGATCTTTATTGGTCAGATTGTACAAGCCGGTACTGTATCAGGAACTTGTCTTTACCATGGTGATTCTACCAGGCCGATTAATCAGGCTGTTGTTACCCTGAAAAACCTGGAGAGTAACCAAATCTCTTCATTTACTACTGGACCTGACGGAAATTATCTTTTTACAAATATTCAGGCTGGCACCTACCAGATTATTGGTACAAAAAACAGTCCTGGTGTTGGTGTTAATATGGTTGATGCCACCCTGGTGTTATTCCATATCCTTGGATTTTACCCATTTGATGATATCCAGACCCTTGCTGCTGATGTTACCGGAAACGGAACTATCAGTCTGGCTGACTATAATCTTATCGTCAGGCATATTGTTAGAGGGACTGCTTTCCCAATTGGTGAGTGGGTGTTCTTGAATGAAATAATTGAAGTCACCGATTTAAAAGACTCCAGACCCGGTGGCCTGACAGGTTCCTCATCAGGTGATGTTGGCGGCGTATTCGTACCCGGAACAAGAGACCTGGAAGCTTATCCAATGGCTATGTCAGAATCATTAAAAGTAACTGCCAATGAGCCATTCACCGTATCAATCAGAACAAATGATGCACTGACCTTAAGCGGAGCCGGACTCTTTGTAAACTATCCTTCTGAAATTGTTACCATCGAATCCATTGAATTCCCTGTAGAAGGTTATGAATATGAGATTGATGGCAACCGCATCAGCCTGGTATGGAACGACCTCAATGGTGGAACATTACAACTCGAAGAAGGCTCAAGCCTCATCACTTTCCATTGCAGAACCAATGCCAACTTTGCAGAGGGTATGAGTGCTAAATTTACTCTGAATGGAAATTCAAGTCTTGTAAGCAATACCTACACTGAAATCAAGGATGCCAAATTACAGGCTCCAATTATTGAATACTCGATGCCAGCTCTTAAGCTGAGCAACTACCCCAATCCTTTTACAACATCCACCACATTGGCATACTACTTGCCAAATTCCGGCGACGTCAACATTGCAATTTTTGATTACAATGGACGTCAGATAAGGGAATACAAAATTGGCGAGGTTGCACAAGGATACCACTCACTCACTATTGAAGGAAGCGGATTGACCCCCGGAAGCTACTTCTGCAAGCTGAGCTTGTCAGGCAGCAACACACAAACGATCAGACTATTGAAAACAAATTAA